From a region of the Nyctibius grandis isolate bNycGra1 chromosome 10, bNycGra1.pri, whole genome shotgun sequence genome:
- the USP19 gene encoding LOW QUALITY PROTEIN: ubiquitin carboxyl-terminal hydrolase 19 (The sequence of the model RefSeq protein was modified relative to this genomic sequence to represent the inferred CDS: deleted 1 base in 1 codon), with protein MSSSTNAPGQRRVSRGLDDATNKKKQKDRANQESKEVSRPELEQAETVQEDSKEELLLDWKQNADEIIVKLNLGSGALKVEDVDAAFTDTDCVVKLPDGRQWSCQFYEEIESSCSKVQCKKGNFLQLVLQKKIPLHTWSSLLKRRKDGSKELAKGATCWENGKEKAASAELAPEEPRAEGTEPPRSRREPSNPKRAPGRSEALGGKSPASPGTPSGPSAKRAVYLKAAPTEEEPNARVTGSVEPSKGHSGRTGTRRNGRASQVDVPTALTDLAPPLEKAVVLAKETVPVEMPPLAATTEVFPHRVATCVEKRVLQPGSPAEALRGRDCTPVLGESSKAIPAATPPLGRDGEKRDWSKDDVALEAAADEPEPFVSLSFVKNDSYEKGNDLVVVHVYVKEIHKETSKVLFREQDFTLVFQTSDTNFLRLHPGCGPHTVFRWQVKLRNLIEPDQCTYNFTVSRIDVCLKKRQSQRWGGLEAPATRGAVGGAKVAMPTGPTPLDKNPPGSNQHPLSSKEEARASDKEKPRVEDGGLDGVAARTAPEHVAVKQEPHIPSPKPTCMVPPMTHSPVSTESVEDDEDEDEKKKVCLPGFTGLVNLGNTCFMNSVIQSLSNTRELRDYFHDRSFESEINYNNPLGTGGRLAIGFAMLLRALWKGTHHAFQPSKLKAIVASKASQFTGYAQHDAQEFMAFLLDGLHEDLNRIQNKPYTETVDSDGRPDEVVAEEAWQRHKMRNDSFIVDLFQGQYKSKLVCPVCSKVSITFDPFLYLPVPLPQKQKVLTVYYFAKEPHKKPIKFLVSISKENSSAMEVLDSVAHSVRVKPENLRLAEVIKNRFHRMFLPSNSLDTVSPTDLLLCFEVLSPELAKERVVELQVQQRPQVPSGPVAKCAACQKKQLSEDEKLKRCTRCYRVGYCNVVCQKTHWPDHKALCRPENIGFPFLISVPESRLTYARLAQLLEGYARYSVSVFQPPFQLGRMSPEQGLQPLLPDKLEPLAKSSCAAATSAPELGDGDRASSLLQEPPLSPAVPELRLELGDTGTVRSKVLAARSSLLSLDSGFSEHMESHGDGCCEKEPSYERALKPEAAIPGYQHTPDSLSARATQFYINKIDAANREHKLEDKGDAPLELTDDCSLALVWKNNERLKEFVLVESKELECVEDPGSASEAARAGHFTLEQCLNLFTKPEVLAPEEAWYCPKCKQHREASKQLMLWRLPNVLIIQLKRFSFRSFIWRDKINDMVDFPVRSLDLSKFCIGRKGEQQLPMYDLYAVINHYGGMIGGHYTAYARLPNDKNSHRSDVGWRLFDDSTVTTVDESQVVTRYAYVLFYRRRNSPVERPLPGHPPDHRAERTPSTEAAASQASLIWQELEAEEQELQLEVPQRPARNSWRPRGQKRSPGTPQHPDEGCVRYFVLATTAAIVALFLNVFYPLIYQTRWR; from the exons ATGTCCAGCAGCACCAATGCCCCTGGCCAGAGGAGAGTGTCTCGGGGCTTGGACGATGCCACCAAcaagaagaagcagaaggatCGAGCCAACCAGGAGAGCAAGGAAG TGTCTCGCCCTGAGCTCGAGCAGGCTGAGACCGTCCAGGAGGACTCAAAGGAGG AGCTGTTGCTGGACTGGAAGCAGAACGCTGACGAGATCATCGTCAAGCTGAACTTGGGCAGTGGAGCTCTGAAGGTGGAGGATGTGGATGCTGCTTTCACTGACACGGACTGTGTGGTCAAACTACCAG ATGGGCGCCAGTGGAGCTGTCAGTTCTATGAGGAGATTGAGAGCTCCTGCAGCAAGGTCCAGTGCAAGAAGGGCAACTTTCTACAGCTTGTGCTTCAGAAGAAGATCCCACTCCATACCTGGTCTTCGCTTCTG aagagaaggaaagacgGATCCAAAGAGCTGGCCAAAGGGGCCACATGCTGGGAGAACGGGAAGGAgaaggctgcttctgcagagctggcGCCTGAAGAGCCGAGGGCTGAAGGCACAGAGCCACCGAGGTCCCGGCGGGAGCCCTCCAACCCTAAGCGCGCTCCAGGAAGAAGCGAGGCCCTGGGAGGGAAAAGCCCAGCCAGCCCAGGGACGCCGAGCGGCCCCAGCGCCAAGCGGGCGGTATACCTCAAAGCGGCTCCCACTGAAGAGGAGCCGAATGCCAGAGTCACTGGGAGCGTGGAGCCCAGCAAAGGGCACAGCGGGAGGACAGGCACCCGCCGCAATGGCAGAGCCAGCCAGGTCGATGTGCCCACGGCCCTCACGGACCTCGCACCGCCGCTGGAGAAG GCTGTGGTTTTGGCCAAGGAGACTGTTCCTGTGGAGATGCCACCTCTCGCAGCTACCACAGAGGTGTTCCCCCACCGTGTTGCCACCTGTGTGGAGAAGAGAGtcctgcagccaggcagccctGCTGAGGCCTTGCGGGGCCGGGACTGCACGCCTGTCCTGGGAGAGAGCTCTAAGGCCATCCCAGCGGCCACCCCTCCCCTGGGCAGAGATGGTGAGAAGAGAGACTGGTCCAAGGACGACGTGGCTCTGGAAGCAGCGGCTGATG AGCCAGAGCCTTTTGTGAGCCTGAGTTTTGTCAAGAATGACTCGTACGAGAAGGGCAATGACCTGGTGGTGGTGCACGTCTACGTGAAGGAGATCCACAAGGAGACATCCAAGGTGTTGTTCCGGGAACAAGACTTCACGCTGGTGTTCCAGACAAG CGACACAAACTTCCTTCGCCTCCATCCTGGCTGTGGGCCCCACACGGTGTTCCGGTGGCAGGTGAAGCTCAG GAACCTTATTGAGCCAGACCAGTGCACATACAACTTCACGGTGTCTCGCATCGACGTCTGCCTGAAGAAACGCCAGAGCCAGCGCTGGGGGGGGCTGGAAGCTCCAGCCACACGAG GTGCAGTGGGTGGTGCAAAGGTTGCCATGCCTACAGGCCCTACCCCTCTGGACAAGAACCCCCCGGGCAGTAACCAGCACCCCCTGTCCAGCAAGGAGGAGGCCCGAGCCAGCGACAAAGAGAAGCCGCGCGTGGAAGATGGGGGTCTGGATGGCGTGGCAGCCCGTACGGCCCCGGAGCATGTGGCAGTGAAGCAAGAGCCACATATCCCCTCA CCCAAACCAACATGCATGGTGCCACCAATGACACACAGCCCCGTGAGCACTGAGAGCGTGGAGGATGATGAGGATGAGGACGAAAAGAAGAAGGTGTGCCTGCCTGGCTTCACGGGGCTGGTGAACCTGGGCAACACCTGCTTCATGAACAGCGTCATCCAGTCCCTGTCCAACACCCGGGAGCTGCGTGACTACTTCCATG ATCGGTCCTTTGAGTCGGAAATCAACTACAACAACccgctggggaca gggggacgCCTGGCCATCGGCTTTGCCATGCTGCTGCGAGCGCTGTGGAAGGGCACACAccatgccttccagccctctAAATTGAAG GCAATCGTGGCCAGCAAGGCCAGCCAGTTCACTGGCTACGCCCAGCACGATGCTCAGGAGTTCATGGCCTTCCTGCTCGATGGCCTGCACGAGGACCTCAACCGGATCCAGAACAAGCCCTACACAGAAACTGTTGACTCAGATGGGAGGCCCGATGAG GTGGTAGCGGAGGAAGCCTGGCAGCGACACAAGATGAGGAATGACTCTTTTATTGTGGACCTCTTCCAGGGCCAGTACAAATCCAAGCTGGTGTGCCCAGTGTGTTCCAAG GTGTCCATCACCTTCGACCCCTTCCTGTACCTCCCCGTGCCCCTCCCACAGAAGCAGAAGGTGCTGACTGTCTACTACTTTGCGAAGGAGCCGCACAAGAAACCCATCAAG TTCCTTGTGAGTATCAGCAAGGAGAACTCCAGTGCCATGGAGGTGCTGGACTCGGTGGCCCACAGCGTGCGTGTGAAACCAGAGAACCTGCGCCTGGCAGAG GTGATCAAGAATCGCTTCCACCGCATGTTCCTGCCATCCAACTCGCTGGACACTGTCTCCCCCACGGActtgctgctctgctttgaGGTGCTGTCCCCAGAGCTGGCCAAGGAGCGGGTGGTGGAGCTGCAGGTCCAGCAG CGTCCGCAGGTGCCCAGCGGCCCTGTCGCTAAGTGTGCAGCCTGCCAGAAGAAGCAGCTGTCGGAGGATGAGAAGCTCAAGCGCTGCACGAGGTGCTATCGAGTCGGTTACTGCAACGT GGTATGTCAGAAAACACACTGGCCAGACCACAAGGCTTTGTGCCGCCCCGAGAACATCGGTTTCCCCTTCCTCATCAGCGTGCCGGAGTCCCGCCTCACCTACGCCCGCCtggcccagctgctggagggctACGCAAG GTACTCAGTCAGCGTGTTCCAGCCTCCATTCCAGCTGGGCCGGATGTCAccggagcaggggctgcagcctctgctcccGGACAAGCTGGAGCCCCTGGCCAAGAGcagctgtgcagcagccacCTCTGCCCCCGAGCtgggggatggggacagagcTTCCAGCCTCCTGCAGGAGCCCCCGCTGTCTCCAGCTGTGCCTGAGCTGCGCCTGGAGCTGGGGGACACCGGCACTGTCCGGAGCAAGGTCCTGGCAGCCAGGAGTTCCCTTCTGAGCTTGGATTCGGGCTTCTCCGAGCACATGGAGTCGCACGGTGACGGCTGCTGCGAGAAGGAGCCGTCCTACGAGAGAGCCCTGAAGCCAGAAG CTGCCATCCCTGGGTACCAGCACACTCCAGACTCGCTGAGTGCCCGCGCCACGCAGTTCTACATCAACAAGATCGACGCTGCCAACCGAGAGCACAAGCTAGAAGATAAAG GTGATGCCCCCCTGGAGCTGACAGACGACTGCTCCCTCGCCCTGGTGTGGAAGAACAACGAACGCCTCAAAGAGTTTGTGTTGGTGGAGTCCAAGGAGCTGGAGTGCGTGGAGGACCCGGGCTCGGCCAGCGAAGCAGCACGGGCTGGCCACTTCACCCTGGAGCAGTGCCTCAATCTCTTCACCAAGCCCGAAGTCCTGGCCCCGGAGGAAGCGTG GTACTGCCCCAAGTGCAAGCAGCACCGCGAGGCCTCCAAGCAGCTGATGCTGTGGCGTCTGCCCAACGTCCTCATCATCCAGCTCAAGCGGTTCTCCTTCCGCAGCTTTATTTGGAGGGACAAGATCAACGACATGGTGGACTTCCCCGTCCG GAGCCTGGACCTGAGCAAGTTCTGCATCGGCCGGAAGGGCGAGCAGCAGCTGCCCATGTACGACCTGTACGCTGTGATCAACCACTACGGAGGCATGATTGGGGGGCACTACACGGCGTACGCCCGCCTGCCCAACGACAAGAACAGCCATCGCAGCGACGTGG gCTGGCGGCTCTTCGATGACAGCACAGTCACTACCGTGGACGAGAGCCAGGTGGTAACCAGATACGCGTATGTCCTCTTCTACCGCCGGAGGAACTCTCCTGTGGAGAGACCCCTGCCAGGGCACCCCCCAGACCACCGAGCCGAGCGCACCCCCTCTACGGAAGCTGCTGCCAGCCAG GCTTCTCTGATCTGGCAGGAACTGGAGGCTGAAGAACAAGAGCTGCAGCTCGAGGTGCCCCAAAGGCCTGCAAGAAACTCCTGGAGGCCCCGTGGCCAGAAGCGGAGTCCgggcaccccccagcacccagacgAAGGCTGCGTCAGATACTTTGTCCTGGCCACCACGGCCGCAATCGTGGCTCTCTTCCTGAACGTCTTCTACCCGCTCATTTACCAGACCCGCTGGAGATAG